In Halorubrum sp. PV6, a single window of DNA contains:
- the gatD gene encoding Glu-tRNA(Gln) amidotransferase subunit GatD yields the protein MQPGDRVRVDRGDVTNEGVLLPSTTRDHLVVKIDGGYNVGIDREAADVEVLESGVRDVDEGADAGGGEASEITFDDDLPTISLISTGGTIASTVDYRTGAVTAQFDAEDVLRAVPDLAGRANYRGRVVANILSENMDPPIWQELATAVSEEIEAGADGVVVMHGTDTMQYSASALSFMLDAPVPVVFTGSQRSADRPSSDNVMNAVCAVEAAKADHAETLVCMHADASDDACALHRGTRVRKNHTSRRDAFETVGAAPLGRIDYAAAAEAGADGDAADAAIEWAREPQPRGETDIATATDLDADVELVTFTPGMDPAAWDYLDGKDGVVVVGTGLGHVHTDLIPRIEELVDDGTVVAMTSQCLAGRVCDRVYDTGRDLLDAGVVEAGDTLPGTAKVKLMWALANLSDPADAMTRDLAGELTEESQPWR from the coding sequence ATGCAACCGGGAGATCGCGTCCGCGTCGACCGCGGGGACGTCACGAACGAGGGCGTACTGCTCCCCTCGACGACTCGCGACCACCTCGTCGTCAAGATCGACGGGGGGTACAACGTCGGCATCGACCGCGAGGCGGCCGACGTGGAAGTGCTCGAATCGGGCGTCAGAGACGTCGACGAGGGGGCCGACGCGGGCGGCGGCGAGGCCTCCGAGATCACCTTCGACGACGACCTCCCGACGATTTCGCTCATCTCCACCGGCGGGACCATCGCCTCCACCGTCGACTACCGGACCGGCGCGGTCACCGCCCAGTTCGACGCCGAGGACGTGTTGCGGGCCGTCCCCGACCTGGCCGGGCGCGCGAACTACCGCGGGCGCGTCGTCGCCAACATCCTCTCCGAGAACATGGACCCGCCGATCTGGCAGGAGCTCGCGACCGCCGTCAGCGAGGAGATCGAGGCCGGCGCCGACGGCGTCGTCGTCATGCACGGCACCGACACGATGCAGTACTCCGCCTCCGCGCTCTCCTTCATGCTCGACGCGCCGGTCCCGGTCGTGTTCACCGGGAGCCAGCGCTCCGCGGACCGCCCCTCCTCCGACAACGTGATGAACGCGGTGTGCGCCGTCGAGGCCGCGAAGGCCGACCACGCCGAGACGCTCGTCTGCATGCACGCCGACGCCTCGGACGACGCCTGCGCGCTCCACCGCGGCACCCGCGTCCGGAAGAACCACACCTCCCGCCGGGACGCCTTCGAGACGGTCGGCGCCGCCCCCCTCGGTCGCATCGACTACGCGGCGGCGGCCGAGGCGGGGGCCGACGGCGACGCGGCCGACGCCGCCATCGAGTGGGCCCGCGAGCCGCAACCACGGGGCGAGACCGATATCGCGACCGCGACCGACCTCGACGCCGACGTGGAGCTGGTGACGTTCACGCCCGGCATGGACCCGGCGGCGTGGGACTACCTCGACGGGAAAGACGGCGTCGTGGTCGTGGGGACCGGGCTCGGACACGTCCACACCGACCTCATCCCGCGGATCGAGGAACTGGTCGACGACGGAACCGTCGTCGCGATGACGAGCCAGTGCCTCGCCGGCCGCGTCTGCGACCGGGTGTACGACACCGGCCGCGACCTCCTCGACGCCGGCGTCGTCGAGGCGGGCGACACCCTCCCCGGCACCGCGAAGGTGAAACTGATGTGGGCGCTCGCGAACCTGTCTGACCCCGCCGACGCGATGACGCGCGACCTCGCCGGCGAACTCACCGAGGAGTCACAGCCCTGGCGATGA